ATGCGCTGATATCCAGAGCCCCGGCATGAGCGGAGCGCCGGCAAAACGCCCGCCGAGACGGCTCGGTATTACAAATACCTTAAGCCCGCATCGGTGCGCACGATCGACCTGTATCTCGAATGCCCGCCGCGAATACATCATCTCGCTTTCACTGAATGACAGCGCTACGGCGGTAAAGCCGCAGTCGGCCATGTCCTTGAAATTCTCCTCGAGGTGATGCGGTATGACCGTCCAATGGCCGTGTGATAAACAGTATGCAGTAACGATCATGTTTCAAAGTCCCCGTTCTTGAGCTCGGCGCCCCGGACGGAGATGTCATCATACAATGTATACAGTGCGATCTTCTTCTTGTCGTCACCGCTTTTGTCCTGCCCGGCAAGGTCGAGCTGCACCGACCCGTCGGCATCCGGTGTGAATGAAAATGAGAACTCGGTCCACCCGTCGGCAAGCGTGATCTCAGCGATGAGGTTCTGCTTGCGCTCGATCTCGCTGCCCCAGGTAATTGCCCCGACCCTCGCTCCGGGCGATGCGGCGCCGGGGGCGAGCTTCACATTCCCCTTGCCGGCGAGGTTGATACGCGCCATGCCGGCGGGTTCGGCGGACACTGCGAACGTGAGTAAGAGCGGCACTGCCGAGAGAAAGGATCCGATCAAGCGTGCTTTCATATCCATGCACTCCGAGGGTGAGCATTGGGCTGCCGAGATGCCGCGCACCCGGCATTGATGTGCCGTTCAGCATCACCGGTATTGATGCAGTGTAATGGAATTCCGGGAAAATGGTATATGCAGGAATTTCAAAAAAGTTTACCGGATTTCCGATGTGCTTCCGTCCCCCGTCCATCCCGCGGGGCGTGTCCGGTCACGGCTCGGAACGCCCGGTTGAAATGCGAGAGCGTTTCATACCCCACGGCGGCGGCAACGGCGCGTATCGGTATATCGGTCTCGGCGATGAGCGCTTCGGCGCGATGTATGCGAAGCTCATTGATATAGCGCGAAAGGGACTTTCCGGCGATGCGGTTGAACTTCGTTGAGAGATAGGTCGGGTTCATGGCGAAACGCCTCGCGAGCGATGACAGGGTGATGCGCTCGCGGTAATGGCCGTGTATATGGTCGAGTATACCGGCAAGCGGTGCAGCATTGCGTTCGCCGTATCGTTCGCGGTGATGCGTGCGCATGAGCGAGAGGATATGCTTAAGAAGTGCCGCCATCGATATTCGGTTCGCGGATGCATCCGCGAAGAAGAGCTCAATGAGATGGAATGCAATGAACGATATCGTGGTGAACACCGCGGGCGGCGGTCGCATGCGGAAAAATCCGCCGACATCGTATCGCCCGAACGGCACGAGAAGCGTGTGGTAGCCGATGAGGTCGTAATCACGAAGCATGACATCGTTGTAGCCGAGTATCGACGGAAGGAAAGAAACGGCGATGACCGAGAACGCATCATCGTCTGCGGCGAAACAGTGCGGCAGCGCGTTGTTGATGAACACGACATCGCCTTTTGCGATGGCCGATGTTTTCCCTGCGGCGCGGTGTTTCCCGCGTCCGCCGGTGACGATTATCAGTTCAAGAAAGCTGTGTGAATGCGGGAGCTCTTCGTTCGTCTGTGCCGGCGCATACCATATCGGATACATACCGATCGCGGCTGTTTCCGGCGCGAATGCCAGTGTGCCATCGGCAGCGCGGCGCATGAATTGTCTGAAATGCGTTTTCGTCTCGGCGTTCGATGGTATCTTGAAATTGTTGTATATCGGGTCAAGCATGTGGATGCAATATCAGCTCACGGAAGTTGAAATCTTCCCTCGACTACGCCGGAAACGGTTATATCTTCATCAAGCGCCTCCCATCGAAGCGCGGATCCATGTAACCGTAATGATACCTGAGCAAGCTGTTCATCGTTAGCATTGCGTAATAGCTTGAATCGGGCTGCGGGAAATCCGATAATGCGTCCGTCGGACAGTTCCATGAACACCGTACGCTTTTCCACCCATGCGCGCAGTGCAACGTGTTCGACCTCAACGCGGGGCATTGTTTTTGTGGTACTCATGATATTTCTCCATCAACAGCTCACCATTTTCGAACCAGTTCCGTGTCAGTGCGCTTCGTCCGGATGCGCGATGCGTCCGAGTATCGCGCTTGCGGCGGCAACTGCCGGATTGCAGAGATACACTTCGGATTCCGGAGAGCCCATGCGTCCGACGAAATTCCTGTTCGTTGTCGCGAGCGAGCGTTCGCCCTTGGCGAGAATTCCCATATGTCCGCCCAGGCACGGCCCGCACGTGGGTGCCGACACCGCGCATTCCGCATCGACAAAAATATCGAGGAGACCCTCTTTCATCGCCTGTTTATATATCGCCTGTGTGGCAGGTATGACGATGCAGCGAATGTTACGGCTTACTTTTTTCCCCTTGAGCAGTTTCGCCGCAACGCGCAGGTCCTCGATGCGGCCGTTGGTGCATGAGCCGATGACGACCTGATCGATGGTGATGTTCGTGCATTCGGTGACCGGCTTCGCGTTCTCCGGGAGATGCGGGAGCGATACCGTCGGCTCTATCTTCGACGCGTCTATCTCTATCACGTTCGAATATCGCGCATCCTTATCCGACTCATAGACCTTCCACGAACGCTTCGCCCGCGGCTTAATGAAATCAAGCGTTTTCTTATCGACGGCGAATATCCCGTTCTTGCCGCCCGCCTCGATGGCCATGTTCGCCATCGTGAGCCGCCCTTCGATGGTGAGCGCATCGGCCGCAACGCCCGTGAATTCCATCGTCTTATAGAGCGCGCCGTCAACACCGATCTTGCCGATCGTGTAGAGTATCATGTCCTTGCCGCCGGACCATTTCGGGAGTTTGCCGGTGTACACGAACTTTATCTGTTCGGGGACCTTGAACCATGCTTCGCCGGTGACCATGCCGTAGGCAAGGTCGGTCGATCCGACACCGGTGGAAAAAGCACCGAGCGCACCGTACGTGCAGGTATGACTGTCAGCGCCGATGATGACATCGCCCGGGAGCGTGAGCCCCTCTTCGGGAAGGAACGCATGTTCGACGCCGACACGGCCGACATCGTAGTAATGCACGAGGTCATGCTTCTTCGAGAATTCACGGAGCATTTTCACCTGCTCGGCGCTCTTGATATCCTTATTCGGCGTAAAGTGGTCGGGGATGAGCGCAATGCGTTCACGGTCGAAAACCTTCGTAAAACCGGCCGCCTCGAATTCCTTTATCGCTATGGGGGCGGTGATGTCATTGCCGAGGGCGAAATCGAGCTTCGCCTGAATAAGATCGCCGGGTCGGACCTCGCTCTTATCCGCGTGCGCGGCGAGTATTTTCTCGGTCATCGTCATGCCCATCGTTCGCTCCGTTACGTGATGTGATGCGCGGACAGTATATAGGAATCGGGGGAAAAGTAAAGAAAAACGCTGCGCGTGGCTGCGCCGAGGGTAAAGGGGCATTTTTCCTGCGCTGCGCGGCGGGCATTCCCGAGAAAGACGTCCTCGGCGTCCGTGGCGGCTCCGCCCATCCATGGGCGCCGCCAGCTGCGCCATCGTGGCGCACGCTGCCTCGGACTCGCCGCAGTGCTCGCGGATTACACGCGCCAACATCTCTGCTGGAACGAAAACAGTTCTTTCATTCGATCTGTTCACTACATCCTGTAACGCTCGCACCAGGCATGGCGCAAATCGGCATCCATGCCTCGCGCCAGTCTGCGACATCCATGTCGCACGGCTTTCTCGGGAACGCCGCGCCGCTTCGCGCATGAAAAAACGCTGTGAAAGAGTAAACCGAGATGATTATGATGATATGATAACCCATCGTAGATGGGATGTTGGGGGTTAACTTTTCACAATACGCGATCAGCTTTGTACAGTGTCCGTTCAGCTTTCCGCAATATCGGATATACTTCATACAGTGCCGAATTACTTTGTACAGCGTCGGTTATACTTTATACAGTATCGAATTCACTTCATACAATGGGGTATATTCTTTATACAACAGCGAATTCAGTTTCTACGGTGGGGAACAAAGAATCACCCGCCCCCTGTAGACTGCCGGTACGCTTATGTCAGTACATGTATGCTTTGTGAGCTCTGTGTCCATTGTGAGATAAAGAATATTTCTCACGGAGACCTCGGAGCTCACGGGGTCTTCTATGCAAACGGCTTGTCCCGCCCCTCTCTCACTTCCCTGTGAGAGAGGGGCGGGGTCGGGTGGGGTGAGTGTATGCCACGCAAAATAATATTGCATCTTTCTCCAATTTACTACATACTACGCCGACAACTCAACACGGAGCTTGCCATGGCAAAGTCCTATCTCTCTTTCGATTATCTCGAACAATTCATGCGCGATGTTCTTCTCGGCGTCGGCGTACCCAATGACGACGCGGTCATATGCGCTCGCGTGCTCATTGAAAGCGACAAGCGCGGGATCGATTCGCACGGCATAGGAAGATTGAAGCCGATATATTATGACCGCATCAAGGCGGGCATTCTCAATACGAAGACGAATGTCGAGATCGTGCGCGATAAGATGACAACGGCTGTTCTTGACGGACACAACGGGATGGGATTCGTTGTCGCGGAAAAGGCGATGAGAATGGCGATAGCGAAGGCGAAACAATTCGGTCTCGGCATGACGGTGGCCCGCAATTCGACGCATTACGGCATAGCCGGCTATTACCCGCTCATGGCGGTGAAAGAGGATATGATCGGCATTACGGGCACGAACGCGCGTCCGTCGATAGCGCCGACGTTCGGCGTGGAGAACATGCTCGGCACGAACCCGCTGACCTTCGGAATTCCCACCGATGAACCATTCCCCTTCGTACTCGACTGTGCAACATCCATTACGCAGCGCGGGAAGATAGAAGTATATGACCGGCTCCACAAACCCATGCCGGCGGGATGGGTCATCGGCGAGGACGGCGGCACGAAAACCGACGCACATACCGTGCTCGACGAACTTATCAAGGGAACGGCGGCGCTCACACCGCTCGGCGGCATCGGCGAAGAGCTCGGCGGCTACAAGGGCTACGGCTACGCCACCGTCGTCGAGATACTTTCGTCAGCGCTCGCTTCGGGCAATTTCATGAAAGCGCTGCTCGGCATGAAGGACGGTAAAAAAGCGCCGATAGAGCTCGGCCATTTCTTCATCGCCATCAATATCGATTTCTTCATCGATATCGCCGATTTCAAGAAAAATACGGGCACGGTGCTCCGCGAACTGCGTGCGTCGAAAAAGGCGCCCGGTGCGAAGCGGATCTACACCGCCGGAGAGAAGGAATACGATGCGTTCTGCGAGCGAGAGAAGACCGGCGTCCCCATCGACGATGAACTTGCGAAAGATATGATCGCGATGCGCAACGAATTATCGCTTGACTACCGGTTCCCGTTCGAAGGGAAATAGGACCGCGTACGGTCGTTCAGAGACGATTAAGCCCAAGAAAGCAGACGAGCGCCCAGCCGACGATAAGACCGGCGATGCCGATGAACCCTTTCGTATGCATGCTCTTATCGATGACAAGCGCGAGCGCGATGACGGCTATACCGAGAACAAAAATGAGAACGGTTTTCATGATCTTAGGCATGGAGTATCCTCCGTCTTTATTGATCTGATGCCAGTATACGTCCTATCATCCGTTCTTTCAACCGGGATCGATTGCCCGCACGATTGCTTTTTACTATTATGTTGATATACTCTACGGCGTCAAAGAGGCGCACCATGGTGATCGGTAACGGCTACAAGGACAAAGAGCTTTCAGCGACCGAAGTCGAATCCATAGTCACCGAAGCATTCCAGGCCGTCAAGGTGGACGGCAAGCGCATCCTCTTCATAATACCGGACAGCACCCGCACCGCCCCCGTCGGGCTCATGTTCCGGCTGTTCCACAAGATA
This portion of the Spirochaetota bacterium genome encodes:
- a CDS encoding AraC family transcriptional regulator, with translation MLDPIYNNFKIPSNAETKTHFRQFMRRAADGTLAFAPETAAIGMYPIWYAPAQTNEELPHSHSFLELIIVTGGRGKHRAAGKTSAIAKGDVVFINNALPHCFAADDDAFSVIAVSFLPSILGYNDVMLRDYDLIGYHTLLVPFGRYDVGGFFRMRPPPAVFTTISFIAFHLIELFFADASANRISMAALLKHILSLMRTHHRERYGERNAAPLAGILDHIHGHYRERITLSSLARRFAMNPTYLSTKFNRIAGKSLSRYINELRIHRAEALIAETDIPIRAVAAAVGYETLSHFNRAFRAVTGHAPRDGRGTEAHRKSGKLF
- a CDS encoding DUF2442 domain-containing protein, with product MSTTKTMPRVEVEHVALRAWVEKRTVFMELSDGRIIGFPAARFKLLRNANDEQLAQVSLRLHGSALRWEALDEDITVSGVVEGRFQLP
- the leuC gene encoding 3-isopropylmalate dehydratase large subunit, which codes for MGMTMTEKILAAHADKSEVRPGDLIQAKLDFALGNDITAPIAIKEFEAAGFTKVFDRERIALIPDHFTPNKDIKSAEQVKMLREFSKKHDLVHYYDVGRVGVEHAFLPEEGLTLPGDVIIGADSHTCTYGALGAFSTGVGSTDLAYGMVTGEAWFKVPEQIKFVYTGKLPKWSGGKDMILYTIGKIGVDGALYKTMEFTGVAADALTIEGRLTMANMAIEAGGKNGIFAVDKKTLDFIKPRAKRSWKVYESDKDARYSNVIEIDASKIEPTVSLPHLPENAKPVTECTNITIDQVVIGSCTNGRIEDLRVAAKLLKGKKVSRNIRCIVIPATQAIYKQAMKEGLLDIFVDAECAVSAPTCGPCLGGHMGILAKGERSLATTNRNFVGRMGSPESEVYLCNPAVAAASAILGRIAHPDEAH
- a CDS encoding Ldh family oxidoreductase encodes the protein MAKSYLSFDYLEQFMRDVLLGVGVPNDDAVICARVLIESDKRGIDSHGIGRLKPIYYDRIKAGILNTKTNVEIVRDKMTTAVLDGHNGMGFVVAEKAMRMAIAKAKQFGLGMTVARNSTHYGIAGYYPLMAVKEDMIGITGTNARPSIAPTFGVENMLGTNPLTFGIPTDEPFPFVLDCATSITQRGKIEVYDRLHKPMPAGWVIGEDGGTKTDAHTVLDELIKGTAALTPLGGIGEELGGYKGYGYATVVEILSSALASGNFMKALLGMKDGKKAPIELGHFFIAINIDFFIDIADFKKNTGTVLRELRASKKAPGAKRIYTAGEKEYDAFCEREKTGVPIDDELAKDMIAMRNELSLDYRFPFEGK